One window of Lawsonibacter asaccharolyticus genomic DNA carries:
- a CDS encoding sporulation protein YunB: protein MDMRCRLRAVRWRLDPPLRGRAPRRGPGGGRGRGWLLTALVALALAAGIVGWLQHQLRPLVEAAARAQAANALTAVIDRAIAADLAERDVDYGDFVTIQRDASGAITAMTTDMAALNQLRAQLVAQILSALEGVDASEIRIPLGSLVDSELVWARGPELRVRALRVGTVSAEFRSDFSQAGVNQTLHRIELEVAVPVTLILPGGQTELTVETGLRVAETVIVGAVPDTYLTLNGAA from the coding sequence ATGGATATGCGATGCCGCCTGCGGGCCGTCCGCTGGCGGCTGGACCCGCCCCTCCGGGGACGGGCGCCCCGGCGGGGACCGGGGGGAGGACGGGGGCGGGGGTGGCTGCTCACCGCCCTGGTGGCCCTGGCCCTGGCCGCCGGGATCGTGGGGTGGCTCCAGCATCAGCTGCGCCCCCTGGTGGAGGCGGCGGCCCGGGCCCAGGCAGCCAACGCCCTCACCGCCGTCATCGACCGGGCCATCGCCGCCGACCTGGCGGAGCGGGACGTGGACTACGGGGACTTCGTCACCATCCAGCGGGACGCCTCCGGGGCCATCACCGCCATGACCACCGATATGGCGGCCCTGAACCAGCTGCGGGCTCAGCTGGTGGCCCAGATCCTCTCCGCACTGGAGGGGGTGGACGCCTCCGAGATCCGCATCCCCCTGGGCAGCCTGGTGGACAGCGAACTGGTGTGGGCCCGGGGCCCGGAGCTGCGGGTGCGGGCCCTGCGGGTGGGGACGGTGTCGGCGGAATTCCGCAGCGACTTCTCCCAGGCGGGGGTGAACCAGACCCTGCACCGCATCGAGCTGGAGGTGGCCGTCCCCGTGACGCTGATCCTGCCCGGCGGGCAGACGGAGCTGACCGTAGAGACCGGCCTGCGGGTGGCGGAGACCGTCATTGTTGGGGCGGTGCCTGACACATATCTGACCCTGAACGGGGCCGCGTGA
- a CDS encoding endoglucanase gives MELFELIQTLNRAHGPSGDEGEIREVIRALAEPYADEITADTMGSLIVHRRGKGPKLLLAAHMDSIGFVVTHIEKEGFLRVGRLGGVSPKEAAYTPVRFKSGLRGVFAPEEKADFGKLKLDECFLDIGAGDEAAAKQLVQVGDSAVYDTPAFRTGDLVVSPYLDDRISCAVLLSALERIGECPNDLYLVFTAQEEVGLRGARTAAWSIAPDYAVAVDVTDVDDTPGSERAGTARLGRGAAVKVMDSSVICHPAMVALLEDTAREGDIPVQRDIMRAGGTDAGAIHLTRTGVITGGISVPCRYIHTPAETASLSDADACVRLAAALAQRPLEQP, from the coding sequence ATGGAACTGTTTGAATTGATCCAGACCTTGAACCGGGCCCACGGCCCCTCGGGGGACGAGGGGGAGATCCGGGAGGTCATCCGGGCCCTGGCGGAGCCCTATGCCGACGAGATTACCGCAGACACCATGGGCAGCCTGATCGTCCACAGGCGGGGGAAGGGGCCCAAGCTGCTCCTCGCCGCCCACATGGACTCCATCGGCTTCGTCGTCACCCACATCGAGAAGGAGGGCTTCCTCCGGGTGGGGCGGCTGGGAGGCGTCAGCCCCAAAGAGGCGGCCTACACCCCCGTCCGCTTCAAAAGCGGCCTGCGGGGGGTCTTTGCCCCGGAGGAGAAGGCCGACTTCGGCAAGCTGAAGCTGGACGAGTGCTTCCTGGACATCGGCGCCGGGGACGAGGCGGCGGCGAAACAGCTGGTCCAGGTGGGGGACAGCGCGGTCTATGACACCCCCGCTTTCCGCACAGGGGACCTGGTGGTCTCCCCTTATCTGGACGACCGGATCTCCTGCGCGGTGCTGCTCTCCGCCCTGGAGCGGATCGGGGAGTGCCCCAACGACCTCTACCTGGTGTTCACCGCCCAGGAGGAGGTGGGGCTGCGGGGGGCACGGACCGCCGCCTGGTCCATCGCCCCGGACTACGCCGTGGCGGTGGACGTGACCGATGTGGACGACACGCCCGGCTCGGAGCGCGCGGGCACGGCCCGGCTGGGCCGGGGCGCGGCGGTGAAGGTGATGGACTCCTCCGTCATCTGCCACCCCGCCATGGTGGCGCTGCTGGAGGACACCGCCCGGGAGGGGGACATCCCCGTCCAGCGGGACATCATGCGGGCGGGGGGCACCGACGCGGGGGCCATCCACCTGACCCGCACCGGCGTCATCACCGGGGGCATCTCAGTGCCCTGCCGGTATATCCACACCCCGGCGGAGACCGCCAGCCTGTCCGACGCGGATGCCTGCGTCCGGCTGGCAGCCGCCCTGGCCCAGCGGCCGCTGGAGCAGCCCTGA
- a CDS encoding UDP-N-acetylmuramoylalanine--D-glutamate ligase, with amino-acid sequence MSDIREYFDSLRGKRIAVIGMGVSNTPLIRMLLRADLDVTVCDRAQRERVEEQAEELESLGARLRLGEAYLEGLDQDVIFRTPGLHPGHPALEAARARGAEVTSEMELFFRLCPCRLIGVTGSDGKTTTTTILAEFLKEAGYNVYVGGNIGKPLLPDVSGMEPEDFAVLELSSFQLMTMEQSPHIAVMTNLSPNHLDYHRSMGEYIAAKENIFLHQGEGDRAIFNYDNQLTRDLAEKAGGAVTFFSRRERLEEGVYLRDGAIWLTNAQGSREVLPTRDIRLPGVHNIENYMAAIAAVDGLVPDKCVRAVAARFQGVEHRIELVRELDGVKYYNDSIGTSPSRTVACLESFPEPVILIAGGYDKGIPFHALALEIRERVKTLVLTGDTARAIRQAVEEAEGGRGCPEIIQTEDLAGAVEAARRAAGPGDVVVLSPACAAFDRFKNFMERGRAFKELVRSL; translated from the coding sequence ATGTCCGACATCAGGGAATATTTCGACAGTCTGCGGGGGAAGAGGATCGCCGTGATCGGCATGGGGGTCAGCAACACGCCGCTGATCCGGATGCTGCTGCGGGCGGATCTGGACGTGACCGTGTGCGACAGGGCCCAGCGGGAGCGGGTGGAGGAGCAGGCGGAGGAGCTGGAGAGCCTGGGAGCCCGGCTGCGGCTGGGGGAGGCGTATCTGGAGGGGCTGGATCAGGACGTGATCTTCCGCACCCCCGGCCTGCACCCCGGCCACCCCGCCCTGGAGGCGGCCCGGGCCCGGGGGGCGGAGGTCACCTCGGAGATGGAGCTGTTCTTCCGCCTGTGCCCCTGCCGCCTGATCGGTGTGACGGGCAGCGACGGCAAGACCACCACCACCACCATCCTTGCGGAGTTCCTGAAAGAGGCGGGATACAACGTCTATGTGGGGGGCAATATCGGCAAGCCCCTGCTGCCCGATGTGTCCGGCATGGAGCCGGAGGACTTTGCGGTGCTGGAGCTGTCCTCCTTCCAGCTGATGACCATGGAGCAGAGCCCCCACATCGCCGTAATGACCAATCTGTCCCCCAACCACCTGGACTACCACAGATCCATGGGGGAGTATATCGCCGCCAAGGAGAACATCTTCCTCCACCAGGGGGAGGGGGACCGGGCCATCTTCAACTATGACAACCAGCTGACCCGGGACCTGGCGGAGAAGGCCGGGGGGGCGGTCACCTTCTTCAGCCGCCGGGAGCGGCTGGAGGAGGGGGTCTACCTCCGGGACGGGGCCATCTGGCTCACCAACGCCCAGGGCAGCCGGGAGGTGCTGCCCACCCGGGACATCCGGCTGCCCGGGGTGCACAACATCGAAAACTACATGGCGGCCATCGCCGCCGTGGACGGACTGGTGCCGGACAAGTGCGTCCGGGCGGTGGCCGCCCGCTTCCAGGGGGTGGAGCACCGCATCGAGCTGGTGCGGGAGCTGGACGGAGTGAAGTACTACAATGACTCCATCGGCACCAGTCCCAGCCGCACCGTGGCCTGCCTGGAGTCCTTCCCGGAGCCGGTGATCCTCATCGCCGGGGGCTATGACAAGGGCATCCCCTTCCACGCCCTGGCCCTGGAGATCCGGGAGCGGGTCAAGACCCTGGTCCTCACCGGGGACACGGCCCGGGCCATCCGGCAGGCAGTGGAGGAGGCGGAGGGCGGCCGCGGCTGCCCGGAGATCATCCAGACCGAGGACCTGGCCGGGGCGGTGGAGGCCGCCCGCCGGGCGGCGGGGCCGGGGGACGTGGTGGTGCTGTCCCCCGCCTGCGCGGCCTTCGACCGCTTCAAGAACTTCATGGAGCGGGGCCGGGCGTTCAAGGAGCTGGTCCGGTCCCTGTGA
- a CDS encoding tryptophanyl-tRNA synthetase: MEQANSAPRKRIFSGIQPSGDLTLGSYMGAIKNWVPLQDEYDCIYCIVDMHAITVRQDPALLRRRTLEQLAQYIACGLDPVRSVIFIQSHVPQHAELAWVLGCYTQFGELSRMTQFKDKSKKHADNITAGLFTYPVLMAADILLYQADLVPVGQDQKQHVELCRDVAQRFNGVYSDTFTLPEPFIPKMGARVMSLGDPSSKMSKSDPDGCVFLMDAPEVIQKKFKRAVTDSETQVRFDPEHKPGISNLLTIYCAATGKSPEEAEEAFQGQGYGVFKPAVGDAVVELLRPIREEAGRLMADKAYLEGIYKEGAERASHLAAKTLRKVYKKVGFVAR, encoded by the coding sequence ATGGAGCAAGCCAACTCCGCCCCCCGCAAGCGCATCTTCAGCGGCATCCAGCCCAGCGGCGATCTGACCCTGGGCTCTTATATGGGAGCCATCAAGAACTGGGTCCCCCTTCAGGATGAGTACGACTGCATCTACTGCATCGTGGACATGCACGCCATCACCGTCCGCCAGGACCCGGCCCTGCTGCGCCGGCGCACCCTGGAGCAGCTGGCCCAGTATATCGCCTGCGGCCTGGACCCGGTCCGGAGCGTCATCTTCATCCAGAGCCACGTGCCCCAGCACGCCGAGCTGGCCTGGGTGCTGGGCTGCTACACCCAGTTTGGGGAGCTGTCCCGCATGACCCAGTTCAAGGACAAGTCCAAAAAGCACGCCGACAACATCACCGCCGGCCTGTTCACCTACCCGGTGCTGATGGCGGCGGACATCCTGCTCTACCAGGCCGACCTGGTCCCGGTGGGTCAGGACCAGAAGCAGCACGTGGAGCTGTGCCGGGACGTGGCCCAGCGCTTCAACGGCGTGTACAGCGACACCTTCACCCTCCCCGAGCCCTTCATCCCCAAGATGGGCGCCCGGGTGATGAGCCTGGGGGACCCCTCCAGCAAGATGAGCAAGTCCGATCCGGACGGCTGCGTCTTCCTCATGGACGCCCCCGAGGTCATCCAGAAGAAGTTCAAGCGGGCAGTCACCGACAGCGAGACCCAGGTCCGCTTCGACCCGGAGCACAAGCCGGGCATCTCCAACCTGCTGACCATCTACTGCGCCGCCACCGGCAAGAGTCCGGAGGAGGCGGAGGAGGCCTTCCAGGGCCAGGGCTACGGCGTGTTCAAGCCCGCGGTGGGCGACGCGGTGGTGGAGCTCCTCCGGCCCATCCGGGAGGAGGCCGGCCGCCTCATGGCCGACAAGGCGTATCTGGAGGGCATCTACAAGGAGGGTGCGGAGCGCGCCTCCCACCTTGCCGCCAAGACTCTGCGGAAGGTCTATAAAAAGGTGGGCTTTGTGGCCCGCTGA
- a CDS encoding UDP-N-acetylglucosamine 2-epimerase, whose amino-acid sequence MNRIRVMTIFGTRPEAIKMAPLALELSRRPQIDALCCVTAQHRQMLDSVLDIFRLVPDFDLNIMEPRQTLSTITSKCLLGMEEVLEQARPDLVLVHGDTSTTFAGALAAFYHRVPVGHVEAGLRTYDKYSPYPEEMNRRMVSAIADLHFCPTPSNRDNLAREGIEQGVFLTGNTVIDALQTTVVKDFHFSEGVLNDLDYVNRKVILVTCHRRENYGTPMAHIMTALRRVADAFPDVELVYPVHLSPVVQEAAHQYLDGHPRIHLIAPLAVDEMHNLMARCHLVMTDSGGLQEEAPALGKPVLVLRRETERPEAVAAGTVQLAGTEEEPIFQMASRLLTDPAAYAAMAHAANPYGDGRACGRIADAIEYRFGLRAQPPAPFHP is encoded by the coding sequence ATGAACCGTATCCGAGTCATGACCATCTTCGGCACCCGGCCGGAGGCCATCAAGATGGCCCCCCTGGCCCTGGAGCTCTCCCGCCGCCCCCAGATCGACGCCTTGTGCTGTGTCACCGCCCAGCACCGGCAGATGCTGGACTCCGTGCTGGACATCTTCCGCCTGGTGCCCGACTTCGACCTGAACATCATGGAGCCCCGGCAGACCTTGTCCACCATCACCTCCAAGTGCCTGCTTGGCATGGAGGAGGTGCTGGAGCAGGCCCGACCCGACCTGGTCCTGGTCCACGGTGACACCTCCACCACCTTCGCCGGCGCCCTGGCCGCCTTCTACCACCGGGTGCCCGTGGGCCACGTGGAGGCCGGCCTGCGCACCTATGACAAATACTCCCCCTACCCGGAGGAGATGAACCGCCGGATGGTCAGCGCCATCGCTGACCTGCACTTCTGCCCCACCCCCTCCAACCGGGACAATCTGGCCCGGGAAGGGATCGAGCAGGGCGTCTTTCTGACCGGCAACACGGTGATCGACGCGCTCCAGACCACAGTTGTAAAAGACTTTCATTTTTCAGAAGGCGTCCTCAATGATTTGGATTATGTCAACCGAAAGGTGATCCTGGTCACCTGCCACCGGCGGGAGAACTACGGAACGCCTATGGCCCACATCATGACCGCCCTGCGCCGGGTGGCCGACGCCTTCCCCGACGTGGAGCTGGTCTATCCGGTCCACCTCTCCCCGGTGGTCCAGGAGGCGGCCCATCAGTACCTGGACGGCCACCCCCGCATCCACCTCATCGCCCCACTGGCGGTGGACGAGATGCACAACCTGATGGCCCGCTGCCATCTGGTGATGACCGACTCCGGCGGGCTCCAGGAGGAGGCCCCCGCCCTGGGCAAGCCGGTGCTCGTCCTGCGTCGGGAGACGGAGCGCCCCGAGGCGGTGGCCGCGGGGACGGTCCAGCTGGCGGGCACCGAGGAGGAGCCCATCTTCCAGATGGCCTCCCGCCTGCTCACCGATCCGGCGGCCTATGCCGCCATGGCCCACGCCGCCAACCCCTACGGCGACGGCCGGGCCTGCGGGCGCATCGCTGACGCCATCGAGTACCGCTTCGGTCTGCGGGCGCAGCCCCCCGCCCCCTTCCATCCCTGA
- a CDS encoding metal dependent phophohydrolase — MSMTREQAWDLLTQYNQEEFHLRHAVTVEHVMRWFARELGYGDREEFWGIVGLLHDLDFERWPEEHCKKSQELMRQAGVEEEIVRATASHGWGHCVDIKPEQEMEKVLFTVDELTGLIGAAALMRPSKSVSDMELKSLKKKFKDKKFAAGCSRDVIAQGAELLGWELDQLLDRTLAAMRAEEAAIEEAAAQG, encoded by the coding sequence ATGTCCATGACAAGAGAGCAGGCCTGGGACCTGCTGACCCAGTATAACCAGGAGGAGTTCCACCTGCGCCACGCCGTTACAGTGGAGCACGTGATGCGCTGGTTTGCCCGGGAGCTGGGCTATGGGGACCGGGAGGAGTTCTGGGGGATCGTGGGTCTGCTCCACGACCTGGATTTTGAGCGCTGGCCGGAGGAGCACTGCAAAAAGTCCCAGGAGCTGATGCGGCAGGCCGGGGTGGAGGAGGAGATCGTCCGGGCCACCGCCAGCCACGGCTGGGGCCACTGTGTGGACATCAAGCCGGAGCAGGAGATGGAGAAGGTCCTCTTCACGGTGGACGAGCTCACCGGGCTGATCGGGGCGGCCGCCCTGATGCGCCCCTCCAAAAGCGTGTCCGACATGGAGCTCAAGTCCCTGAAGAAGAAATTCAAGGACAAGAAATTCGCCGCAGGCTGCTCCCGGGACGTGATCGCCCAGGGGGCGGAGCTGCTGGGCTGGGAGCTGGACCAGCTGCTGGACCGCACTCTGGCAGCCATGCGGGCGGAGGAGGCGGCCATTGAGGAGGCCGCTGCCCAGGGCTGA
- a CDS encoding tRNA (guanine-N(1)-)-methyltransferase, with amino-acid sequence MYRIDIMTLFPDVVGDMLCESILGRGQERGYIRIECHQIRDYTLNKQRQVDDYPYGGGRGAVMQADPLYQCWKHICEEAGERVHTIYLSPAGRTFRQGDARRLKDGYQRLILVCGHYEGIDERFVEECVDEEISLGDFVLTGGEIPAMAVADAVCRLVPGVLSDPECYENESHWNGALEAPQYSRPEVWHERAVPPILLSGNHAKVDQWRRKQSILRTRRRRPDLYERLDLSSKADQKILKELRAEEPELFPED; translated from the coding sequence ATGTACCGTATCGATATCATGACCCTGTTCCCCGACGTGGTGGGGGACATGCTGTGCGAATCCATCCTGGGCCGGGGGCAGGAGCGGGGCTACATCCGCATCGAGTGCCACCAGATCCGGGACTACACATTGAATAAGCAGCGGCAGGTAGACGACTACCCCTACGGCGGCGGCCGGGGGGCGGTGATGCAGGCCGACCCCCTCTACCAGTGCTGGAAGCACATCTGTGAGGAGGCGGGGGAGCGGGTCCATACCATTTACTTATCTCCCGCAGGCAGGACCTTCCGCCAGGGGGATGCCCGGCGGCTGAAGGACGGCTACCAGCGGCTGATCCTGGTCTGCGGGCACTACGAGGGGATCGACGAGCGGTTCGTGGAGGAGTGCGTGGACGAGGAGATCTCCCTGGGGGACTTTGTGCTCACCGGCGGGGAGATCCCGGCCATGGCGGTGGCGGACGCGGTGTGCCGGCTGGTGCCCGGGGTGCTGTCCGACCCGGAGTGCTATGAGAACGAGAGCCACTGGAACGGTGCACTGGAGGCGCCCCAGTATTCCCGGCCGGAGGTGTGGCACGAGAGAGCGGTGCCCCCCATCCTCCTGTCAGGCAACCACGCCAAGGTGGACCAGTGGCGGCGGAAGCAGTCCATCCTGCGTACCCGCCGCCGCCGCCCCGACCTCTATGAGCGGCTGGATCTGTCCTCCAAGGCGGACCAGAAGATCCTGAAGGAGCTGCGCGCCGAGGAGCCGGAGCTGTTCCCGGAGGACTGA
- a CDS encoding 2-isopropylmalate synthase, with amino-acid sequence MKPGYQKYIPFQPQPIQGRTWPDRVITQAPVWCSVDLRDGNQALVDPMNLEEKLEYFHTLVDIGVKEIEIGFPSASETEYEICRELIEGGHIPDDVTIQVLVQAREHLIRKTFEAIQGAKNVILHFYNSTSTLQRKVVFHMDTDEITKIATDAADLIYEMSQPLIQSGMNLRFEYSPESFMGTEMDYAVEVCQAVLEHLHAAPERKVILNLPTTVENCMPNQFADMLEYFIRRLPSRDCAIISLHPHNDRGTGVATTEMGLLAGAERVEATLFGNGERTGNVDMITLALNMYTQGVDPRLDFSNINKIREMYERCTKMKVGERQPYAGELVFTAFSGSHQDAINKGTQYMKESNSDFWEIPYLPIDPADVGRQYEPIIRINSQSGKGGSAYVMEHNFGFDLPKLMHPEFGAVVQKETDRVGTEIAPERIYELFKEEYLNIDTPYRMLKHAFTESIDAEGHSHVTFWGTIQHTDTIFQVSGEGNGPIDAFFNAIKDEKMSHFTFLDYKSHAITDGSDSQGVAYILLQDQRDGRKYWGVGVSHNINLAPLRGILSAINRSKRSAQ; translated from the coding sequence ATGAAACCCGGATATCAAAAGTACATCCCCTTCCAGCCCCAGCCCATCCAGGGCCGCACCTGGCCGGACCGCGTCATCACCCAGGCCCCCGTCTGGTGTTCTGTGGACCTGCGGGACGGCAACCAGGCTCTGGTGGACCCCATGAACCTGGAGGAGAAGCTGGAATATTTTCACACCCTGGTGGACATCGGCGTCAAGGAGATCGAGATCGGCTTTCCCTCCGCCAGTGAGACCGAGTATGAGATCTGCCGCGAGCTGATCGAGGGGGGCCACATCCCTGACGATGTGACCATCCAGGTGCTGGTCCAGGCCCGGGAGCACCTGATCCGCAAGACCTTCGAGGCCATCCAGGGCGCCAAAAACGTCATCCTCCACTTCTACAACTCCACCTCCACCCTCCAGCGCAAGGTGGTCTTCCACATGGACACCGATGAGATCACCAAGATCGCCACCGATGCCGCCGACCTGATCTACGAGATGTCCCAGCCCCTGATCCAGTCGGGTATGAACCTCCGGTTCGAGTACTCCCCCGAGTCCTTCATGGGCACGGAGATGGACTATGCCGTGGAGGTCTGCCAGGCGGTGCTGGAGCACCTCCACGCCGCCCCGGAGCGTAAGGTCATCCTCAACCTGCCCACCACGGTGGAGAACTGCATGCCCAACCAGTTTGCCGACATGCTGGAGTATTTCATCCGCAGGCTCCCCTCCCGGGACTGCGCCATCATCTCCCTCCACCCCCATAATGACCGGGGCACCGGCGTAGCCACCACCGAGATGGGACTGCTGGCCGGGGCGGAGCGGGTGGAGGCCACCCTCTTCGGCAACGGTGAGCGCACCGGCAACGTGGATATGATCACCCTGGCTCTGAATATGTACACCCAGGGCGTGGACCCCAGGCTGGACTTTTCCAATATCAACAAGATCCGGGAGATGTACGAGCGCTGCACCAAGATGAAGGTGGGCGAGCGGCAGCCCTATGCCGGCGAGCTGGTCTTCACCGCCTTCTCCGGCAGCCACCAGGACGCCATCAACAAGGGCACCCAGTATATGAAGGAGTCCAACTCCGACTTCTGGGAGATCCCCTACCTGCCCATCGACCCCGCCGACGTGGGCCGGCAGTATGAACCCATCATCCGCATCAACAGCCAGTCGGGCAAGGGCGGTTCCGCCTATGTGATGGAGCACAACTTCGGCTTCGACCTGCCCAAGCTGATGCACCCCGAGTTCGGCGCCGTCGTCCAGAAGGAGACCGACCGGGTGGGCACCGAGATCGCCCCCGAGCGCATCTACGAGCTGTTCAAGGAGGAGTACCTGAACATTGACACCCCCTACCGGATGCTCAAGCACGCCTTTACCGAGAGCATCGACGCCGAGGGGCACTCCCATGTCACCTTCTGGGGCACTATCCAGCACACGGACACGATCTTCCAGGTCTCCGGCGAGGGCAATGGCCCCATCGACGCCTTCTTCAACGCCATCAAGGACGAGAAGATGTCCCACTTCACCTTCCTGGATTACAAGTCCCACGCCATCACCGACGGCTCCGACTCCCAGGGCGTGGCCTACATCCTGCTCCAGGACCAGCGGGACGGCAGGAAGTACTGGGGCGTGGGCGTCTCCCATAACATTAACCTGGCCCCCCTGCGCGGCATCCTCTCTGCCATCAACCGCTCCAAGCGGAGCGCTCAGTAG
- a CDS encoding phosphoketolase gives MSNQTNAKEKAAAKAPARMSKKDPLTKSQLELINAWWRASNYLAACQLYLLDNPLLREPLKPEHLKRTIVGHWGTCPGQNFIYTHLNRVINKYDLDMIYLSGPGHGGNAMVAQDYLDGSYTEIYPNISRDAEGMKKLFKQFSFPGGIASHVAPETPGSINEGGELGYSLSHAFGAVMDNPDLIAACVVGDGEAETGPLATAWHSNKFLNPKTDGAVLPILHLNGFKIANPTVFSRISHEEAEMFFKGCGWEPRFVEGDDPMVMHQKMAAALDWAVREIQRIQEYARSTGDVTRPRWPMIVLRSPKGWTGPKEVDGKPLEGCWRAHQVPIAVHDGAPGRVQELEQWLKSYRPEELFDENGTLIPELQALAPKGNRRMGANPHANGGLLLRDLRTPDFRDYAVDVPQPGAVEAQDMTVMGTYVRDVMELNMESRNFRVFGPDETASNRLSPVFEVTGRRWEDPIDEHLDENLDRDGRVMDSMLSEHLCQGWLEGYLLTGRHGFFNSYEAFIRIVDSMVAQHAKWLKVCNQLPWRQKIASLNYVLSSNVWQQDHNGFTHQDPGFLDHVANKKADVVRLYLPPDANCLLSCFDHCIKSRNYVNVMVASKHPRPQWLTMEQAVKHCTQGIGIWQWASNDQGCEPDVVMACCGDTPTLETLAAVTILRHYLPDLKIRVVNVVDLMKLQPHTEHPHGLTDEDYDALFTKDKPIIFAFHGYPTLVHELTYRRRNKNLHVRGYKEEGTITTPFDMRVQNDIDRFDLVIDTVKRLPQLGNTASYLIQEMQDKLVEHRQYITTYGQDLPEVRDWKWNDGKGNY, from the coding sequence ATGTCTAATCAGACCAATGCAAAGGAAAAAGCGGCCGCCAAAGCGCCCGCCCGCATGTCCAAGAAGGACCCCCTCACCAAAAGCCAGCTGGAGCTCATCAACGCCTGGTGGCGGGCATCCAACTATCTGGCCGCCTGCCAGCTCTACCTGCTGGACAACCCCCTGCTGCGGGAGCCCCTGAAGCCCGAGCACCTGAAGCGCACCATCGTGGGCCACTGGGGGACCTGCCCTGGTCAGAACTTCATCTACACCCACCTGAACCGGGTCATCAACAAGTATGACCTGGACATGATCTACCTCTCCGGCCCCGGCCACGGCGGTAACGCCATGGTGGCCCAGGACTACCTGGACGGCTCCTATACGGAGATCTACCCCAACATCAGCCGGGACGCCGAGGGCATGAAGAAGCTGTTCAAGCAGTTCTCCTTCCCCGGCGGCATCGCCAGCCACGTGGCCCCCGAGACCCCCGGCTCCATCAATGAGGGCGGCGAGCTGGGCTACTCCCTGTCCCACGCCTTTGGCGCGGTCATGGATAACCCCGACCTGATCGCCGCCTGCGTGGTGGGCGACGGCGAGGCGGAGACCGGCCCCCTGGCCACCGCCTGGCACTCCAACAAGTTCCTCAATCCCAAGACGGACGGCGCGGTGCTGCCCATCCTCCACCTCAACGGCTTTAAGATCGCCAATCCCACCGTCTTCTCCCGCATCTCCCACGAAGAGGCGGAGATGTTCTTCAAGGGCTGCGGCTGGGAGCCCCGCTTCGTGGAGGGGGACGACCCCATGGTCATGCACCAGAAGATGGCCGCCGCCCTGGACTGGGCCGTCCGGGAGATCCAGCGCATCCAGGAGTACGCCCGCTCCACCGGCGACGTCACCCGGCCCCGCTGGCCCATGATCGTCCTGCGCTCCCCCAAGGGCTGGACCGGCCCCAAGGAGGTGGACGGCAAGCCGCTGGAGGGCTGCTGGCGCGCCCATCAGGTGCCCATCGCCGTCCACGACGGCGCCCCCGGCCGCGTCCAGGAGCTGGAGCAGTGGCTGAAGAGCTACCGCCCCGAGGAGCTGTTCGATGAGAACGGCACTCTGATCCCTGAGCTCCAGGCCCTGGCCCCCAAGGGGAACCGCCGCATGGGCGCCAACCCCCACGCCAACGGCGGCCTGCTCCTCCGGGACCTGCGCACCCCCGACTTCCGGGACTACGCGGTGGATGTTCCCCAGCCCGGCGCGGTGGAGGCCCAGGACATGACCGTTATGGGCACCTATGTCCGGGACGTGATGGAGCTGAATATGGAGTCCCGGAACTTCCGGGTCTTCGGCCCCGACGAGACCGCCTCCAACCGCCTCTCCCCCGTCTTTGAGGTCACCGGCCGCCGTTGGGAGGACCCCATCGACGAGCACCTGGACGAGAACCTGGACCGGGACGGCCGGGTCATGGACTCCATGCTCTCCGAGCACCTGTGCCAGGGCTGGCTGGAGGGCTATCTGCTCACCGGCCGCCACGGCTTCTTCAACAGCTACGAGGCCTTCATCCGCATCGTGGACTCCATGGTAGCCCAGCACGCCAAGTGGCTGAAGGTGTGCAACCAGCTGCCCTGGCGGCAGAAGATCGCCTCCCTGAACTACGTCCTCTCCTCCAACGTGTGGCAGCAGGACCACAACGGCTTCACTCACCAGGACCCCGGCTTCCTGGATCACGTGGCCAACAAGAAGGCGGACGTGGTGCGCCTCTACCTGCCCCCGGACGCCAACTGCCTGCTCAGCTGCTTCGACCACTGCATCAAGAGCCGCAACTACGTCAATGTCATGGTCGCCTCCAAGCACCCCCGTCCCCAGTGGCTGACCATGGAGCAGGCCGTCAAGCACTGCACCCAGGGCATCGGCATCTGGCAGTGGGCTTCCAATGACCAGGGCTGTGAGCCCGACGTGGTCATGGCCTGCTGCGGCGACACCCCCACTCTGGAGACCCTGGCTGCTGTCACCATCCTGCGCCACTACCTGCCCGACCTGAAGATCCGGGTGGTCAACGTGGTGGACCTGATGAAGCTCCAGCCCCACACCGAGCACCCCCACGGCCTCACTGACGAGGACTATGACGCCCTCTTCACCAAGGACAAGCCCATCATCTTCGCCTTCCACGGCTATCCCACCCTGGTGCATGAGCTGACCTACCGCCGCCGCAATAAGAATCTGCACGTCCGCGGCTACAAGGAGGAGGGCACCATCACCACTCCCTTCGACATGCGGGTGCAGAACGACATCGACCGCTTCGACCTGGTCATCGACACCGTCAAGCGTCTGCCCCAGCTGGGCAACACTGCCTCCTATCTCATTCAGGAGATGCAGGATAAGCTGGTGGAGCACCGCCAGTATATCACCACCTACGGCCAGGACCTGCCCGAGGTCCGGGACTGGAAGTGGAACGACGGCAAGGGGAACTATTGA